The following are encoded together in the Nymphaea colorata isolate Beijing-Zhang1983 chromosome 14, ASM883128v2, whole genome shotgun sequence genome:
- the LOC116267560 gene encoding probable inactive leucine-rich repeat receptor-like protein kinase At3g03770 isoform X2 codes for MGRNITCFSFSEFALVFAVLAVLLFPSSNGQLQYSEVQTLFTVQRILEYPSALSGWSNRSNFCSDFQSSSLTIVCSGASVTELSIVGNKGASSGSKLLQNFSVSYQTLSSEFSIDSLFATLSQLPSLKSLSLVSLGLWGTLPTRISLLLSLQVLNVSSNFLYGYIPMRVSLLRSLQTLALDNNMFYGHIPRWVNSLNSLSVLNLGNNALNGSLPSTLGTSKNLKVLILSRNRLSGGVPNLSGLVNLEVLDLGDNLLGPKFPALGNNLVKLSLQRNLFTYNIPSQLASFDRLESFDISLNRFVGPILLPLFSLPSIQYLNLSGNKLTGLLPVHMKCNAKLQFVDISNNLLTGVLPTCLRNSSSTTVSYSGNCLNNTSKYQHQYSFCSNPALAAIPPPLKKKTSSNKLILLLGVAGGIVAGAVIIGFLMLVLFRKCKAPNSRRQKTKVITASAGFPPRLLSNSKYISHTMRLGPLGLPPYRTFTLEEIEEATDNFDKSNLMGEGSQGQIYRGRLGNGSLVAVRSFRLKEKHTLESLMQYIEPLTKLRHRHLVSILGHCIVCYMDSQNVEMVYLIFEFISNGSLSSLIYDGRQGDMLRWPERVGIAMGIARGVKFLHTGVVPGVFGNDLKAENILLDHNLTPKISKYNLPMPSKSMAVKVGSGPLNVSEAALQPASIEQGEKSDIYGLGIVMLELIIGRHISTQSELDALKNQWNQKTQNSPMEA; via the exons ATGGGAAGAAACATCacctgcttttctttttcagaattTGCTTTGGTCTTTGCTGTTCTTGCCGTGCTTCTGTTTCCATCTTCCAATGGGCAATTACAGTACTCTGAGGTGCAAACCCTCTTCACTGTTCAGAGGATTTTGGAGTACCCATCAGCGTTGAGTGGTTGGAGCAATCGGTCAAACTTTTGTAGTGATTTTCAAAGTTCATCTTTGACTATTGTCTGCTCCGGAGCTTCAGTAACTGAATTGAGCATTGTGGGAAACAAAGGAGCTTCTTCTGGCTCAAAGTTACTGCAAAACTTCTCAGTTTCTTATCAAACATTGTCTTCTGAGTTCTCAATTGATTCTCTTTTTGCTACACTTTCTCAGCTTCCAAGTTTGAAGTCACTGTCACTTGTTTCACTTGGTTTATGGGGCACCTTACCCACAAGGATCAGCCTTTTGTTATCACTTCAAGTGCTGAATGTGAGCTCAAACTTCCTTTATGGATACATCCCAATGCGAGTTTCTTTGCTGAGAAGTCTACAAACTCTTGCTTTAGACAACAATATGTTCTATGGGCATATTCCAAGATGGGTTAACTCCCTCAATTCACTTTCTGTTTTGAATTTGGGCAATAACGCGTTGAATGGTTCACTTCCATCAACGTTGGGGACTTCAAAGAACCTGAAAGTGTTGATTCTTTCAAGGAATCGTCTCTCTGGAGGTGTGCCAAATCTAAGTGGCCTAGTTAATCTCGAAGTTCTGGATTTGGGTGATAATCTTCTTGGTCCTAAATTCCCTGCTTTAGGAAACAATTTGGTCAAACTTTCATTGCAGAGGAACCTGTTTACATACAACATTCCCTCTCAACTTGCATCATTTGATCGATTGGAGTCATTTGATATTTCACTCAATAGATTTGTTGGGCCAATTTTGCTGCCATTGTTTTCTTTACCGTCAATTCAATATCTGAACTTGAGCGGAAATAAGCTTACTGGTCTACTTCCTGTGCACATGAAATGCAATGCCAAACTTCAATTTGTTGATATATCTAACAATCTTTTGACCGGAGTATTACCCACCTGTCTCCGGAACAGTTCATCCACGACAGTCTCATACTCAGGGAATTGTCTAAATAACACCTCTAAATATCAGCATCAGTATTCTTTCTGCAGCAATCCGGCTTTGGCTGCAATTCCACCTCcgctcaaaaagaaaacatcaagcAACAAATTGATACTTCTACTGGGTGTTGCTGGAGGCATTGTGGCAGGTGCAGTCATAATAGGTTTCCTGATGCTTGTGCTGTTTAGAAAATGTAAGGCCCCTAACAGTAGGCGACAGAAAACTAAAGTTATTACTGCTTCAGCAGGATTCCCTCCAAGATTATTGTCAAATTCTA AATACATATCCCACACTATGAGGTTGGGTCCTCTTGGTCTGCCACCTTATCGGACTTTCACCCTTGAGGAGATTGAAGAAGCAACAGACAACTTTGATAAGTCAAATCTTATGGGCGAAGGATCTCAGGGTCAG ATTTACAGAGGCAGACTTGGCAATGGCTCGTTGGTAGCTGTGAGAAGCTTTAGATTAAAGGAGAAGCACACACTAGAAAGCTTAATGCAATACATAGAACCTCTCACCAAACTAAGGCATCGTCACTTGGTCAGCATCCTTGGTCATTGCATCGTCTGTTATATGGATAGCCAGAATGTGGAGATGGTGTATCTCATCTTTGAGTTTATATCAAATGGATCACTAAGTAGCCTTATCTATG ATGGGAGACAAGGAGACATGCTGAGATGGCCAGAAAGAGTAGGAATCGCAATGGGTATTGCAAGGGGTGTCAAGTTCTTGCACACAGGAGTCGTACCTGGAGTTTTTGGTAACGATTTGAAGGCTGAAAACATTCTTTTAGACCATAATCTCACGCCGAAAATTAGTAAATATAACTTGCCCATGCCATCAAAGAGTATGGCTGTTAAG gtaGGTTCAGGTCCTCTGAATGTATCAGAAGCGGCTCTTCAACCAGCCAG CATTGAACAAGGAGAGAAATCAGATATCTACGGGTTGGGCATTGTTATGTTGGAGCTTATTATTGGCAGGCATATTAGTACACAAAGTGAACTGGATGCATTGAAAAATCAG